The proteins below come from a single Roseiflexus sp. RS-1 genomic window:
- a CDS encoding YbcC family protein, which produces MQMADVQTRPARTAPTYAPAIDTIKEAVRRAEQRIAPLWPLRYFVAVNPYLGLIDHSFESAAYILARRAGARMTAPRSFYAQAIRSGRITDADLEAALAGGSPFPGAPANVAALKAFALGDEPEPTFPILPTVADAARKVTGINWADVVTDLISTWAGAYFDLGQSYWRSPWKHLPPYAAWRAEAAHDRTPQTRGVHGFRQALREMPESAMETIVAAVEKLNIPINGLEAYLHRLLLSIHGWAAYARYLRWDAELYGGEDHTLTDLLAIRLVWEVALWHSFARKGVADVWRSMAGEYVNDRPDPALQRALAGDLLLQRAFEKAYQRQFFAQLGATTPARVAARKRVQAAFCIDVRSEIFRRALETVTDEIETIGFAGFFGFPIEYVPLAETRGGAQCPVLLTPQFVIAESVDGASERDVNAAIEKRAQNQRVAKAWRMFKFAPISCFGFVGPVGLAYVRKLALDTLGITRPVPHPATFGLDAHTRERVAPSLEPRTLGGRTTGMTLEQRVAAAEGALKAMSLTNNFARLVLLTGHGSTTVNNPHATGLDCGACGGHTGEANVRVAVRILNDPAVRAGLKERGLIIPDDTVFLAGLHDTTTDDVTIFDKAHIPASHTADLKRLEADLAAAGRLARAERSMLLKIGTKTDIDSAVRRRSKDWSQVRPEWGLAGCAAFIVAPRDRNAGVVMNGRSFLHSYEWRQDEGFGVLELIMTAPMIVASWINLQYYGSTVDNRVFGSGNKTLHNVVGTLGVLEGNAGDLRVGLPWQSVHDGEKYVHEPMRLHVMIEAPIDAMTAIIARHEQVRQLLDNGWLYLFALDASGKVTHRYIGGLQWEEC; this is translated from the coding sequence CTGCGCTATTTTGTCGCCGTCAATCCATACCTGGGATTGATCGATCATTCCTTCGAGTCTGCCGCTTACATCCTGGCACGGCGGGCGGGTGCGCGGATGACGGCCCCGCGCTCCTTCTACGCGCAGGCGATCCGGAGCGGCCGCATCACCGATGCGGATCTCGAAGCGGCATTAGCCGGGGGAAGCCCATTTCCCGGCGCTCCCGCAAACGTGGCGGCGCTCAAGGCGTTCGCCCTGGGCGATGAGCCGGAGCCGACGTTCCCGATCCTGCCGACGGTCGCCGATGCAGCCCGCAAGGTGACCGGCATCAACTGGGCTGATGTCGTAACCGACCTGATCTCAACCTGGGCTGGCGCTTATTTCGACCTGGGTCAGTCCTACTGGCGGTCGCCGTGGAAACATCTGCCGCCGTATGCTGCGTGGCGCGCCGAGGCTGCGCACGACCGCACACCACAGACGCGCGGCGTGCATGGCTTTCGTCAGGCGTTGCGCGAAATGCCGGAATCGGCAATGGAGACCATTGTCGCCGCAGTGGAGAAGTTGAACATTCCGATCAATGGGCTTGAAGCATATCTGCACCGACTCCTGTTGAGCATTCACGGATGGGCGGCGTATGCCCGCTATCTTCGCTGGGACGCCGAACTCTACGGCGGTGAAGACCACACGCTGACCGATCTGCTGGCGATCCGGCTGGTCTGGGAAGTGGCGCTCTGGCACAGCTTCGCGCGCAAGGGAGTGGCTGACGTATGGCGCTCAATGGCAGGCGAATATGTCAACGATCGCCCTGACCCGGCGCTCCAGCGCGCGCTCGCCGGTGATCTCCTGCTCCAGCGAGCCTTTGAGAAAGCCTATCAGCGTCAGTTTTTTGCACAGCTCGGCGCAACGACGCCGGCCAGAGTCGCTGCACGCAAGCGGGTGCAGGCGGCATTTTGCATCGATGTGCGCTCTGAAATTTTCCGGCGCGCGCTTGAGACGGTGACCGACGAGATTGAGACGATCGGTTTCGCAGGGTTCTTCGGCTTCCCGATCGAGTATGTGCCGCTGGCAGAGACCCGCGGCGGCGCGCAGTGCCCGGTTCTGTTGACGCCGCAGTTCGTTATTGCCGAATCGGTCGACGGCGCGTCTGAGCGCGACGTGAACGCCGCTATCGAGAAACGCGCACAGAACCAGCGGGTTGCCAAAGCCTGGCGAATGTTCAAGTTCGCACCAATCTCCTGCTTCGGGTTCGTCGGTCCGGTCGGTCTGGCATACGTGCGGAAGCTGGCGCTGGATACGTTGGGGATCACCCGTCCTGTGCCACATCCGGCAACGTTTGGGCTGGATGCGCACACGCGCGAGCGCGTCGCGCCCAGTCTCGAACCGCGTACCCTTGGAGGGCGCACAACCGGCATGACGCTGGAACAGCGGGTGGCAGCCGCCGAAGGGGCGCTCAAAGCGATGTCGCTGACGAACAACTTCGCACGTCTGGTGTTGCTGACCGGGCATGGCTCAACGACCGTCAACAACCCCCATGCAACCGGTCTGGACTGCGGTGCATGCGGCGGACATACCGGCGAGGCGAATGTGCGGGTGGCGGTGCGGATTCTGAACGATCCCGCCGTGCGTGCCGGCTTGAAAGAGCGTGGTCTCATCATCCCCGATGACACCGTGTTCCTGGCCGGTCTGCACGACACCACCACCGATGATGTGACGATTTTCGACAAAGCCCATATTCCGGCGAGTCATACTGCCGACCTCAAGCGGCTCGAAGCTGATCTTGCCGCAGCCGGACGGCTGGCGCGCGCGGAGCGATCAATGCTCTTGAAAATCGGCACAAAGACGGATATCGATAGCGCGGTTCGTCGCCGGAGCAAAGACTGGTCGCAGGTGCGCCCGGAATGGGGGCTGGCAGGGTGTGCAGCGTTTATCGTCGCCCCGCGCGATCGTAATGCAGGGGTGGTGATGAATGGACGTTCCTTCCTGCATTCCTACGAATGGCGGCAGGACGAAGGCTTCGGCGTGCTGGAACTCATCATGACGGCGCCGATGATCGTCGCCAGCTGGATCAATCTCCAGTACTACGGTTCGACGGTGGATAACCGGGTCTTCGGCAGCGGCAACAAGACGCTGCACAATGTCGTCGGAACGCTCGGCGTGCTCGAAGGCAACGCTGGCGATCTGCGCGTCGGACTGCCGTGGCAATCGGTGCACGACGGCGAAAAGTATGTGCACGAGCCGATGCGGCTGCACGTTATGATCGAAGCGCCGATCGACGCTATGACCGCAATTATTGCCAGGCACGAGCAGGTGCGGCAGTTGCTCGACAACGGCTGGCTCTACCTGTTTGCGCTCGACGCGAGCGGTAAGGTGACGCACAGGTATATTGGCGGTTTGCAATGGGAGGAATGCTGA